The following proteins are encoded in a genomic region of Toxotes jaculatrix isolate fToxJac2 chromosome 3, fToxJac2.pri, whole genome shotgun sequence:
- the khk gene encoding ketohexokinase isoform X8, with product MGSLSAGPVADFILEDFHKFNIDVSLVCEHTQCVLPASVVISNISTGSRTILHMNSFIMADFARRAVDVSAVVWQVHGQTPCACCVVCQSNGSRTVVLSDTNLPDVTAQDFSRVDLRQFKWIHWEGRNAEEQVKMIQQVVEFNSSLPQQQRITISVEIEKTREKLYQLFPHGDVVRDDVFVSKDVARHFGFQSAEAALRGLYSRVKQGAVLICAWAEDGADALGPDGLVVHSDAFPPEALVDTLGAGDTFNAAVIYALSNGGRLQDALTFGCRVAGRKCGFHGYDDIGKYFTND from the exons ttttattttggaggatttTCACAAGTTCAACATCGACGTGTCTCTGGTGTGTGAACACACTCAGTGTGTCCTTCCAGCCTCTGTGGTCATCAGCAACATCAGCACAGGAAGCCGCACCATCCTGCACATGAACAG TTTCATCATGGCCGACTTTGCGCGGCGTGCGGTCGATGTGTCGGCGGTGGTCTGGCAGGTCCACGGTCAGACTCCATGTGCATGTTGTGTGGTTTGTCAGTCCAACGGATCTCGAACCGTCGTCCTCTCTGACAC GAACCTTCCCGATGTCACCGCACAGGATTTTTCCAGAGTCGATCTCCGTCAGTTCAAATGGATCCACtgggag GGGAGAAACGCTGAGGAGCAGGTGAAGATGATCCAACAGGTTGTCGAGTTTAACAGCTCGTTGCCACAGCAACAGAGAATCACCATCTCCGTGGAAATAGAGAAGACCAGAGAGAAGCTGTATCAGCTGTTTCCTCACGGCGACGTGGTACGAGACGAT GTGTTCGTCAGTAAAGACGTAGCTCGTCACTTTGGCTTCCAGTCAGCTGAAGCTGCTCTCAGAGGACTCTACAGCCGAGTCAAACAGGG GGCTGTCCTCATCTGTGCCTGGGCAGAAGACGGCGCGGACGCTTTGGGTCCTGACGGTTTGGTCGTTCATTCAGACGCTTTTCCTCCTGAAGCTTTAGTTGATACTCTCGGAGCTGGAGACACTTTCAATGCTGCCGTCATCTATGCGCTGTCCAATG GAGGACGTTTGCAGGACGCTCTGACCTTCGGCTGCAGAGTTGCCGGCAGGAAGTGTGGTTTCCATGGTTACGACGACATTGGCAAATATTTTACCAATGACTGA
- the khk gene encoding ketohexokinase isoform X5 codes for MKPQLSVCDFYFEKQKCKHFPVCSFILEDFHKFNIDVSLVCEHTQCVLPASVVISNISTGSRTILHMNSFIMADFARRAVDVSAVVWQVHGQTPCACCVVCQSNGSRTVVLSDTNLPDVTAQDFSRVDLRQFKWIHWEGRNAEEQVKMIQQVVEFNSSLPQQQRITISVEIEKTREKLYQLFPHGDVVRDDVFVSKDVARHFGFQSAEAALRGLYSRVKQGAVLICAWAEDGADALGPDGLVVHSDAFPPEALVDTLGAGDTFNAAVIYALSNGGRLQDALTFGCRVAGRKCGFHGYDDIGKYFTND; via the exons ATGAAACCAcagctttctgtgtgtgatttttattttgaaaagcaaaaatgtaaacactttcctgtctgtagttttattttggaggatttTCACAAGTTCAACATCGACGTGTCTCTGGTGTGTGAACACACTCAGTGTGTCCTTCCAGCCTCTGTGGTCATCAGCAACATCAGCACAGGAAGCCGCACCATCCTGCACATGAACAG TTTCATCATGGCCGACTTTGCGCGGCGTGCGGTCGATGTGTCGGCGGTGGTCTGGCAGGTCCACGGTCAGACTCCATGTGCATGTTGTGTGGTTTGTCAGTCCAACGGATCTCGAACCGTCGTCCTCTCTGACAC GAACCTTCCCGATGTCACCGCACAGGATTTTTCCAGAGTCGATCTCCGTCAGTTCAAATGGATCCACtgggag GGGAGAAACGCTGAGGAGCAGGTGAAGATGATCCAACAGGTTGTCGAGTTTAACAGCTCGTTGCCACAGCAACAGAGAATCACCATCTCCGTGGAAATAGAGAAGACCAGAGAGAAGCTGTATCAGCTGTTTCCTCACGGCGACGTGGTACGAGACGAT GTGTTCGTCAGTAAAGACGTAGCTCGTCACTTTGGCTTCCAGTCAGCTGAAGCTGCTCTCAGAGGACTCTACAGCCGAGTCAAACAGGG GGCTGTCCTCATCTGTGCCTGGGCAGAAGACGGCGCGGACGCTTTGGGTCCTGACGGTTTGGTCGTTCATTCAGACGCTTTTCCTCCTGAAGCTTTAGTTGATACTCTCGGAGCTGGAGACACTTTCAATGCTGCCGTCATCTATGCGCTGTCCAATG GAGGACGTTTGCAGGACGCTCTGACCTTCGGCTGCAGAGTTGCCGGCAGGAAGTGTGGTTTCCATGGTTACGACGACATTGGCAAATATTTTACCAATGACTGA